From the genome of Halobacteriovorax marinus SJ:
CCGCACTAGATAGTATTGGTTTAGTGAAACTTCCCGATGTCTACGTGAAAGAGTATATTGATAGTGGTAAGCTTCTTAGCGTCTTAGACTCGTATCTCGCAAAAGAGATACCAATTTGGGCAGTAACCCATACGAGAAAGAAAGACTCTGTGAACTTGCAGCACTTTCTTGATCTATTAGAAGAATTTTTAAAACGAGAGAAGAGTTTATGAATGTTAAAGAATACCATGCACACCTATATTACAGTGAAGAGAATTTAGAAGTCGCCAAGCAGGTTGTAGAGAAGGCCAGAGAGTTTGGTCTATTTTCAATCGGAAGAATTCACGAAAGGCTTGTTGGTCCACATCCTATGTGGAGTTGCCAGCTACTTTTTAAAAATGATGAACTTCCAAAGGCGATGCCTTGGATATTAGAGAATAGAGAGGGGCTGATTATATTCATGCACCCAGATACTGGAAATGATCTAGAAGATCATACCGATCATGCTATTTGGATTGGTGGTAAAGTCGATCTTAATTTAGAAGTATTTAAGAGAGGAAATTAGTGTTTCACTTTTTAAGTCGACTTCTACCAAAAGAAGAAATTAATAAATTAATGAAAAGTGTAATGAGTAATGAAGTTTACTCATACAATGGTACATCTGAATATTTTAATGAGTTAAAGAATCTTCCTAAATTTTCATCGGTGACAAATTTTCTAGACCACTGGACTGGGGAAGTAGATGTTCACTTACTTGATCTAAAAGATGAAGCGAGTACTAAGAAAGTCTCTACCCATGAGGCCATGAGTTACTATGATCAAGGGATGGGCCTTCTCTTTAATGACCTCAATCTCTTTGATGAGAAAATGCAAGATGACTTGAACCGCTTATGTGGAGACTTTGGTGTTTCAAGAGCAACGATGTCTAGAAACCTAGTCTATGCTACACCTAAGGGTGGGGGGACAGCGACTCACTTTGATCAAAATATAAATTTAGTCCTACAATTAAAAGGTCGAAAGTCATGGTGGCTAAAAGAAAATGAATGTGTAAGAAACCCTCTTACAAGACATACTCTAGGAACAATTTCTGATCCTGAACTCTCAAGTTATATTGATTCTCCTTTTCCTGATTCAATTAAGTACGATGAGGAATACGAACTCAGCGAGGGGAGTCTTCTCTTCGTTCCAAAGGGACATTGGCATAAGACCCATGCTCATGACGATTCTCTGGCCTTGAACTTTACATTCTCACTACCTTCGTGGGTTGATATTCTCTCTATGGCCCTTAGGGCAAGGTTGATTCAATCTGAATATTGGAGAGATTCAGTCATTGGCCTAAATAGTGAAACTAGTGCAAAGGAAAAACTCTCACTCTTTGAGACTCTACTCGATTCTCTAAAGAGTGATATTCAATCTTGGGACGCTGGAGAGATTCTTTCTTTTATCGAGTTTTCCGAAGGCGAAGAGAGCAATGAGTAAAGAAGTTCATATTGTTGGAGCAGGTCCAAGTGGGCTCTACTGCGCTTATTTATTACTTGAGAATGGCTTTGAAGTACACCTCTACGATCAAAAAAGTGGAGTAGGGAAGAAGTTTCTCGTGGCCGGAAATGGTGGGCTAAACCTTACTCACAGTGAAGATCTTGAAAAATTTGTAGAAAAGTATGGTGAGAATACAGCAGTCTTTACAAGACTTATAAGCGAGTTCTCTCCAGAGGACTTAAGAGCATGGTGTAAAGGTCTTGGGGTTGAGACCTTCATTGGTAGTAGTGGTCGAGTGTTTCCAAAAACTCTTAAGGCCGCTCAATTACTTTCTCTATGGCTTGAAAAATTAAAATCATCACCAAAATTTCATCTACACTTAAAACATAAACTCACTTCAATCACTAAAGATGGAGAGTTAAGTTTTTATGTTGATGAGAAAAGTATAGATATTAAAACCACTGATACTATTCTCTGTCTTGGTGGAGGAAGTTGGAAGAAGACAGGATCTGATGGACTTTGGGTTAATTTTATAGAAAAGTTAGGAGTCCAGGTAAAAGAGTTTCGCTCTATGAATTGTGGATTTAGCACAGATTGGTCGAAGGAGTTCTTAACTGGTTTTGAAGATGATTACTTAAAGAATATCGCTATTGAGTTTTCGAATCAATCCATACGTGGGGAATTAATGCTCACTTCCTATGGTATTGAAGGGGGTGGGATCTATGCTCATAGCTCTAATATTCAAAAATATCTCCTCGAAAATGGGGAGGCGCAAATATTTTTGGATTTAAAACCTTCTCTATCAAGAGAAGATGTTCTAAAGAAGCTTTCTAAACCTAGAGGAAAGAACTCTCTTAGTAATTTTCTTAGAAAGAGTCTAAATCTCTCAAAGCTTTCAATTAAGTTAATCAGAGAGCTTGTATCTAAAGAAGAATGCCAAGATCAAAATCTCTTAGCAGATAAGATTAAACGTCTTCCTATTACTTTAAGAGAAGCCCGTCCAATTGATGAATCTATCTCCACTGGTGGAGGAGTCATCTTTGATGGACTTGATGAGGATTTTAAAGTTCACGGAACTCATTCTATTTATCTCATAGGTGAGATGTTAGATTGGGAAGCTCCGACAGGTGGTTATCTCTTGCAAGGCTGCTTTTCAATGGCCCACCACACTTCAAAGAGTATTATTTCTAAGTATTCTTAATAAACTCTCTAGCAACAATAGTGGCATAACTTCCTGCAGGTAGAGAAAAAGAGAGTTGAATTGAATCTTCACTTGAATCTATGATTTCTAAGTCATGAAGAGGAAGTCTTGCGATCCTTCTCGTTCCTTGTAACCTAGATTTCTTAAAATCTTCTAATGATACTTCCTCTCTTTTTAGAATTTCTTCTTCTATTTCTTGTGGTGTTCCACTAGGAGAAAGGGCCTTATTTCCAAAGATTGGTCCAGTGTAAGATATAATGAAGTTGTTAAACTCCTCTACACTTTGATTGAAGTCATTAATTTGAAATGTCCTACCTCCTTCAATATTTTGAAGTAAATCACCCTCTAAGATTGTAGAAAAGTCTCCAGATTGAACTCTGTGACTAAGCCATTCATTGAAGAGCTTTGATTGATAGGCCGAGAGATACATTTTCCCCAGCCATCTCTTTTTAACTTTCTTCTTCCCAAGAAGAACTTCCTTTCCTATTAGGGCATTATCTCCTTTCGAACCAAAGCGCTGACTCCCATAGAAATTAGGAATACCTTGCTGTTTTAGCTCTTGGATAATTTTATTAGAGATACTAAGTGGGGAAGAAATTGTATTGGAAATCTTTAGTGTAAATTTATTTCCTTTTAGGTGTCCAATTTTTAATTTATTGCTGTGTCTACCAAGTTCAAGAACTTCAACACCTTCTATTCTTTCTTCGATTAGGTTTTTAATTTCATCTATTGGATAGTTCGCACCTAAAGAAAGTGAGAACCACTGAGTTGTTATGGCCAACTTATCTTTTAATCCAGCATAACCAATATCTTTATCTGATATGTTAAATATTGAAGTTAACTCTCTTTCAATATCTGCAGTTGTGAGCTCTCTTTTTCTTATTAAGAGATAGATATGTTGTCCTTCTCCTGAGGGAAGGTAGAGTGGAATCTCTTCGACAATAAAGTCTTCAGCACTCTCTTTAATCTCTCCACCAATTTTGAGATTTAAGTCACTTATATAGGGAAGGTCTGTCATTAGAATTTAATTCCCGTTACCGGACACTGGAATTCATCGAGAGCTTTAATATACTCAGCTTCAAATTCTTCAAGAGGTCTCATAGCAATTTCACTAAATTTTGAATTCTTTAATTCGTGAACCAGGTCAAAGGCCATAAATGGAGTTAGATCGTCTAGACCATTTTCTAATTCTCTAATCATGGCTCCATGTGCTCTACAATAGCCAAAGGCCTGATCCTGCCTCTTGTATCCATCAAAGAAGGCACAAGCAATCTCGGCCTTTTCTTCTAAAGTTAGCTTTTGACTCTTTCCAAGAGTCTCTCCCCACTGATCCATGAATGGTCCAACTGGGATGAGAAAGTCTGAAGATTTTCTAAGACACTTAGGTTGTCTCATAGACATATGCCTGTGATTCTCTTTAGAGCTAAAGGCCTTATTCACTTTCCCCGTATAAACGAGAATAGGGTCGTATGAATCATTGAGTTCATGACCTAGCTTAAAGATCTTCTTACAAAATGGATCGTCTATATTCATTTCCCATTGAACCATCACTCTGTCGAGATCTCCAAAGTTATGGGCCATAAGAGGAGCTGCTCTTAAGAAGTTTATATGATCTCTATCTTCTCTAAGTTGAAGCATGAGCTTTTCTTCTTTTTCTATCTCGGCCAATATGACTTCTGCGACTTCTTTGGCCAGCTTCTCTTCTTTATATTTTGTTAGAGCACAGAAAGCACCAATGGCAACGCTCAACCAAGTTCCTTCATGTGTACTCATAACTTGATCGTTTACTCTATTGTACGACTTTCTATTGGTAACCTGAGAGTAATCCCAACTCCAAGACTCAATAGTGAGTCTTGCCATTTTTTCGATATGCTTCTTTATGTCCTTGTGTCGCCAAAGACCTTCTCTAATTTGATTGTCCACATCTGTTGGAACAAAGGTTCCCGCAGTACTCCAGTGGGCCGCAAGGCAGATGTGAAAGTACTCAGTGAGATTTATATTTGAGAGTTGCTTTAAATTCTTTTTATAAAATCTCAGCTTTTCTAAATAGGACCTCTCTTTTCCAGAAGTATCTAATTCTCCCTTAAAGAGAAAGGGTGCCGTATTTTCAACGTGCTTGAGTAATATATTGGGAGCAATCCCATCTAATTGAAAACCTGATTTTAATTTTTTCTTTGCCATGGCATCTTCTAACATAGTGATATTAATAAGACACTATCATTGTTCAATTTACACAATCCCTATCTCTTTTTTCTAAACTCTATATAATTGGGCCTATGAAAAGATACTTT
Proteins encoded in this window:
- a CDS encoding DOPA 4,5-dioxygenase family protein; amino-acid sequence: MNVKEYHAHLYYSEENLEVAKQVVEKAREFGLFSIGRIHERLVGPHPMWSCQLLFKNDELPKAMPWILENREGLIIFMHPDTGNDLEDHTDHAIWIGGKVDLNLEVFKRGN
- a CDS encoding JmjC domain-containing protein, with the translated sequence MFHFLSRLLPKEEINKLMKSVMSNEVYSYNGTSEYFNELKNLPKFSSVTNFLDHWTGEVDVHLLDLKDEASTKKVSTHEAMSYYDQGMGLLFNDLNLFDEKMQDDLNRLCGDFGVSRATMSRNLVYATPKGGGTATHFDQNINLVLQLKGRKSWWLKENECVRNPLTRHTLGTISDPELSSYIDSPFPDSIKYDEEYELSEGSLLFVPKGHWHKTHAHDDSLALNFTFSLPSWVDILSMALRARLIQSEYWRDSVIGLNSETSAKEKLSLFETLLDSLKSDIQSWDAGEILSFIEFSEGEESNE
- a CDS encoding BaiN/RdsA family NAD(P)/FAD-dependent oxidoreductase encodes the protein MSKEVHIVGAGPSGLYCAYLLLENGFEVHLYDQKSGVGKKFLVAGNGGLNLTHSEDLEKFVEKYGENTAVFTRLISEFSPEDLRAWCKGLGVETFIGSSGRVFPKTLKAAQLLSLWLEKLKSSPKFHLHLKHKLTSITKDGELSFYVDEKSIDIKTTDTILCLGGGSWKKTGSDGLWVNFIEKLGVQVKEFRSMNCGFSTDWSKEFLTGFEDDYLKNIAIEFSNQSIRGELMLTSYGIEGGGIYAHSSNIQKYLLENGEAQIFLDLKPSLSREDVLKKLSKPRGKNSLSNFLRKSLNLSKLSIKLIRELVSKEECQDQNLLADKIKRLPITLREARPIDESISTGGGVIFDGLDEDFKVHGTHSIYLIGEMLDWEAPTGGYLLQGCFSMAHHTSKSIISKYS
- the truD gene encoding tRNA pseudouridine(13) synthase TruD, yielding MTDLPYISDLNLKIGGEIKESAEDFIVEEIPLYLPSGEGQHIYLLIRKRELTTADIERELTSIFNISDKDIGYAGLKDKLAITTQWFSLSLGANYPIDEIKNLIEERIEGVEVLELGRHSNKLKIGHLKGNKFTLKISNTISSPLSISNKIIQELKQQGIPNFYGSQRFGSKGDNALIGKEVLLGKKKVKKRWLGKMYLSAYQSKLFNEWLSHRVQSGDFSTILEGDLLQNIEGGRTFQINDFNQSVEEFNNFIISYTGPIFGNKALSPSGTPQEIEEEILKREEVSLEDFKKSRLQGTRRIARLPLHDLEIIDSSEDSIQLSFSLPAGSYATIVAREFIKNT